One window of Aspergillus oryzae RIB40 DNA, chromosome 3 genomic DNA carries:
- a CDS encoding putative nuclear pore complex subunit Nup133 (nuclear pore complex, Nup133 component (sc Nup133)) has product MPIRGSKKSERRGEADGTIVLIRFADYNQASLAYFLAIDIVNTNTDSYKCFFGAGNCYALAMTNSHAIIWPYSIATSSPSPADVFTISIPEPCREPNGPVPLGILLSSVTAGLPGLMIITPDTGRIIYWETVSCAASLGLARQKQKTIQGSIPNLLSGEHITDLVNGEPSGVIVTLSSGRVAHITVRDPQGKPTVTVNFLRNTSGLSRIGFFGGIRNVLGGGFARKDLAAVRAGESHQRGQRDIIIATSGGLFEIWDTHWNNGIILKRQFDITNDLCHHLGTGDSNSSDDSNIEILDFSLMPAEYSVRELQASTSVPSWHLSLLVTQSEMGSQSMSLVQVNLAEEVHILSTHPIDLHGVSTALDSKPRLYLPKPGDTAFVLMGHSVVLLSLSLGKDQSAQHQQPRVFQDSISFRSGKAFEILGSGAEDKRDENSCPACLIMVRDFGIIRITALPHHNSPPTAECVRITAKQKIEQAIFYGTMLGNPLNLNNKSSLDFSVMDIEQAALEICRELLQSRSKFIPTTAISLEQNLRSRAKALDDLACLLMQQNKLLGEQIWWELLWGAEKLAAQRAMWKIEEGSRKLKGKGSTFLTHVINSMSDKFKTRVEKQDGEVDPVRNWFLHDTFQMEHVVPWIFNAIKPKKGHSSRQGRKMSEQILEASELSLAVLETAFRFRDEHASRYGIRDGYLEDGVLVTGFKGLPEFWTSQNFSYVETGHLLDLELDSCRAWIQQATSVTEAPESLTVKRIAGNSARQLCVLGQMHYERVRWLSAQEDPKLVDEGIATEQAHVKQRKWRLFKLAGIGRLDDAITLAEKFRDMSALVELIIELQDQTKGEILPSSRNDASDTISCESDHLNKKISLYFEKFGESWANAFFSRQISMRQSGILFAMKKFQPFITQFLRKDAAYSRLGWINDVIGENDYNAAAQSLEKLAIEGESDLWSHRVELSLAKLAKLATLEETNIPSHSGFHNDIRHLEDLSEIDAVQELIYAYISPALQGAIDQRAEVDLAIDHFGKNIAGDRPSLHELLSETLTKVVTRQIIDIHQLVDILTLIDSDKASEYGQSELSGKEFYLALRVIRLGIYAQQDSLNYITMQKLVWRRCMIKDNWVATGRAAESMDNGSEPFIYDTALFRTMGLCLRDRYDEDASYASLYIPSSPQDVFLNRSDSELLSTRYRLEQRTRIIHDLERENEILHENVEKGRLDFWFKNLLTSAEESASIPIPPTFTSEESNNNNQQVKRSPQPREGSSKARLSWL; this is encoded by the exons ATGCCAATCAGAGGTTCAAAGAAGTCAGAGAGGCGAGGCGAGGCTGATGGGACCATTGTCCTC ATCAGATTCGCGGACTACAATCAGGCAAGTCTTGCTTATTTTCTCGCCATTGACATTGTTAACACGAACACAGATTCTTATAAATGCTTCTTTGGTGCAGGCAATTGCTACGCCCTAGCCATGACGAACTCCCATGCAATTATCTGGCCATATTCAATTGCAACTTCCTCACCCTCGCCCGCCGATGTGTTTACTATTTCCATACCCGAACCCTGCAGGGAGCCAAATGGGCCAGTTCCTCTTGGAATTCTACTATCCAGTGTAACAGCTGGGCTTCCAGGATTGATGATCATCACTCCTGATACAGGAAGGATTATATACTGGGAAACTGTCTCATGTGCTGCATCACTGGGCCTGGCCAggcagaagcagaagaccaTCCAGGGATCTATACCTAATCTACTCTCGGGTGAACACATTACAGATCTCGTGAATGGCGAGCCTTCTGGTGTCATCGTCACATTATCGTCTGGGAGGGTTGCTCATATCACCGTTCGGGATCCACAAGGAAAGCCAACAGTGACTGTCAATTTCCTGCGAAATACGTCTGGGCTTAGTAGGATTGGGTTTTTCGGTGGTATTAGAAACGTCTTGGGTGGAGGCTTTGCAAGGAAAGACCTAGCTGCCGTCAGAGCTGGTGAATCTCATCAACGTGGACAGCGAGACATTATCATCGCTACGTCAGGCGGGCTCTTTGAAATCTGGGATACACATTGGAATAACGGGATTATATTGAAGAGACAGTTTGATATAACAAATGACCTATGCCATCATCTTGGTACGGGAGATTCTAACAGCTCTGATGACTCCAACATCGAGATCTTGGACTTCTCACTCATGCCGGCTGAATACAGTGTTCGTGAGCTACAAGCTAGCACGTCGGTACCGTCCTGGCATTTATCGCTCCTTGTAACTCAGTCTGAGATGGGCTCGCAAAGCATGTCTCTTGTGCAAGTCAATCTAGCCGAGGAAGTCCATATCTTGTCTACCCATCCTATTGATTTGCATGGGGTCTCGACGGCTCTTGATTCAAAACCGAGATTGTATCTTCCCAAGCCCGGTGATACGGCATTCGTTTTAATGGGTCACTCTGTTGTACTCTTATCGTTGAGTTTAGGCAAAGACCAGTCCGcgcaacatcaacaaccacGCGTGTTCCAGGACTCTATCAGCTTCCGTTCAGGAAAGGCCTTTGAAATTCTAGGCAGCGGCGCTGAGGACAAAAGGGATGAGAACTCGTGTCCCGCATGTCTAATAATGGTCCGTGATTTTGGTATCATCCGCATTACAGCTTTACCGCACCACAACTCGCCCCCCACCGCTGAATGTGTTCGAATCACTGCTAAACAAAAGATCGAGCAAGCCATATTCTATGGTACCATGCTTGGAAATCCACTGAACTTGAACAACAAGAGTAGCCTGGATTTCTCTGTCATGGATATCGAGCAAGCCGCGTTGGAAATTTGCAGAGAATTGCTCCAATCTAGGTCAAAGTTTATCCCAACGACAGCAATATCCTTAGAACAGAATCTACGATCGAGAGCGAAAGCTTTGGATGATCTGGCATGCCTTTTGATGCAGCAAAATAAGTTATTGGGTGAACAAATTTGGTGGGAGTTATTATGGGGCGCGGAGAAACTTGCGGCTCAGAGGGCTATGTGGAAGATAGAAGAAGGCTCTAGGAAATTAAAGGGCAAGGGATCGACCTTTCTTACCCACGTTATCAATTCGATGAGTGACAAATTTAAAACACGAGTCGAGAAGCAAGACGGCGAAGTTGATCCCGTCCGCAATTGGTTTCTCCATGATACATTCCAGATGGAGCATGTTGTTCCATGGATTTTCAATGCCATTaagccaaagaaaggacaCTCGTCCAGACAGGGACGAAAGATGTCAGAACAAATACTGGAAGCAAGTGAGCTTTCTTTGGCAGTCTTGGAGACCGCATTCAGATTCCGTGATGAGCACGCTAGTCGGTATGGTATTCGTGACGGATATCTCGAAGACGGCGTACTGGTCACCGGCTTTAAAGGTCTACCGGAATTCTGGACGTCTCAAAATTTTAGTTACGTTGAAACGGGCCATTTGTTGGATCTAGAACTCGATAGTTGCAGGGCTTGGATTCAACAAGCAACGTCTGTCACCGAAGCCCCTGAGAGCCTAACAGTGAAAAGAATTGCGGGCAACAGTGCCAGACAACTCTGTGTCCTAGGCCAAATGCATTATGAGCGAGTCCGGTGGCTTTCTGCCCAGGAGGACCCAAAACTGGTCGATGAGGGCATCGCTACTGAGCAGGCCCATGTTAAACAACGCAAATGGCGACTCTTCAAACTTGCAGGTATTGGAAGATTAGACGATGCCATTACGTTGGCGGAAAAATTTCGAGATATGAGTGCATTAGTAGAACTAATCATTGAACTTCAAGATCAAACAAAGGGCGAGATTCTCCCAAGCTCCCGAAACGATGCGTCAGATACTATCAGCTGTGAATCTGATCATCTCAACAAAAAAATATCTCTTTATTTTGAGAAATTCGGTGAATCATGGGCAAATGCATTCTTTTCCCGGCAGATATCGATGCGTCAGTCGGGAATACTGTTCGCCATGAAGAAATTCCAACCTTTTATCACTCAGTTCTTGCGCAAGGATGCAGCCTATTCgcggctgggttggattAATGATGTGATTGGTGAAAATGACTACAACGCCGCCGCTCAGTCGCTAGAGAAACTCGCAATAGAGGGGGAATCCGATTTATGGAGTCATCGTGTCGAACTTTCCCTAGCGAAGCTTGCCAAACTAGCAACATTGGAGGAGACCAACATACCGAGCCATTCAGGTTTCCACAACGATATACGGCATCTGGAAGATCTCTCTGAAATAGACGCCGTCCAAGAACTCATTTACGCCTATATTTCCCCGGCGTTGCAGGGTGCAATTGATCAAAGAGCTGAGGTTGACCTAGCCATTGACCACTTTGGAAAAAACATTGCTGGAGATAGGCCTTCTCTACATGAACTACTTAGTGAAACCCTCACCAAAGTTGTCACCAGGCAAATCATTGATATTCACCAATTGGTCGATATATTGACATTGATAGATTCCGACAAAGCATCAGAATATGGCCAATCAGAATTATCCGGGAAAGAGTTCTACCTTGCCTTGCGTGTCATTCGTCTTGGAATTTATGCTCAGCAAGATTCACTCAACTATATCACTATGCAGAAGCTAGTGTGGCGACGGTGTATGATAAAAGACAATTGGGTGGCTACAGGAAGGGCGGCCGAGAGCATGGACAATGGAAGCGAGCCCTTTATTTACGACACGGCCCTTTTCCGCACTATGGGTTTATGTCTTAGAGACA GATACGACGAAGACGCTAGCTACGCATCCCTATACATTCCAAGTTCTCCACAAGATGTGTTTCTAAACAGATCGGACTCTGAACTTCTCTCGACACGCTATCGTCTGGAGCAACGGACACGAATCATACATGATCTTGAGAGGGAGAATGAAATCCTACATGAAAAtgtggaaaaaggaaggcttGATTTTTGGTTCAAGAATCTTCTCACCTCTGCAGAAGAGTCTGCATCCATCCCAATCCCTCCGACTTTTACTTCAGAAGaatccaacaacaacaaccagcAAGTGAAGCGGTCCCCGCAGCCAAGGGAAGGGTCTAGTAAGGCGCGGCTAAGTTGGCTTTGA